The genomic window GCCCAGGTAGGCTATGACAAAACGCCGCTTATCACCGGCGCGGACTTCAGTTTGCGAAACGGTGACCGCATGGCGCTCCTGGGTCGCAATGGCTCGGGTAAAACAACGTTTTTAAGGACTCTCTGTGGCGAGCTCCCCCTCCTCGCCGGTGAACGCCACAGCAGTGAGGGTTGTCGCATCGCCTACTTTGACCAGCAGCAGGTGGATACCCTGGATCTGGATAGCTCCGCCTTACTGCACCTTCAGCGTATTACCCCTGATGCCCGGGAACAGACCCTCCGGGACTTTCTCGGGGGCTTCGATTTCAGGGGCAAGCGCGCGGATGCGGAGCTGCGCCCCTTCTCCGGCGGAGAAAAGGCCCGGCTCGCGCTGGCAATCCTGGCCTGGCAGCAGCCGAATGTGCTGGTGCTGGACGAGCCCACCAACCATCTGGATCTTGAGATGCGTCGGGCGCTGGAAATCGCCCTGCTGGAATTCTCCGGGGCGGTCATTGTGGTGAGCCACGACCGCCACCTCCTGCGCAGCACGGCCGACAGTCTCTATCGCATTGCCGAAGGTCATCTGGGCCTGTTCGATGGTGACCTGGATGCCTATGAAGCCCTCATCCTTCGCGGCAGCGACGAGCCGAAAGACAGCGGCCCCCAACGGGCGGAGGGCGCCGACAAACAAAAAACCACCGTGGATCGCCGCGATCAGAGACGCGCGGCGGCAGAAACCCGCGCCCAGAGGCGCCCCCTGGAGCAGGCCATTAAAAAGCTTGAAAAGCGTATGGCCTCTCTGGAAAACAAGCTGTCAGAGATTGAAACGGCTCTCGCTGATCCATCAATCTACGAACAGGAACACAAAGCCAAGCTGACGGAGCTTCTTCGGGAACAGGGCAGCTATCGCAGCGAGCTGGAAGCCGTGGAAGGCGAGTGGCTCACGAAGCAGGAATCTCTGGAGGCGATGACCCCAGGAGGCTAAGTTTTTTGCGGCGTGACAGGCGCTTGACGGCAGCTTCTCGCACCTGCGCGGCGGACCGGCTCTCCCATTGCTCCTTCCAGACGACAGCCACCGGCCTTCGAGCCCGCGTGTAGTTTGCCCCGCCCACCAGTTCACCGTTGTGCTGCCGGATGCGACGGGCAAGATCCCGGGTGACGCCGGTGTAAAGAGAGCCATCGGCACAGCGCAGCATGTATACCCACCAGGTGGAGTCTGTCGCCGTACTATCGGTGGCGTCCTTACCGTCCAAATTCGAGGCTACCCCCGACGCCAGGTCTGATAGCGCTCCAACCACGCCAGAACCTTCTCGGGCTTGCGGGCTTTTTTCCATTCCCCGGCGAGAAAGCGATTGGCTTCACCCATGGTTGGATAAATATGGATGGTGCTGAGGATTTTGTTGAGCCCCAGACCATGCTTCATGGCCAGGACAAACTCGGGGATCAAGTCCCCCGCGTGGGCGCTGACGATGGTCGCGCCAAGAATCCGATCACGACCGGGTTCCGTGAGGACTTTGACAAAACCCTCGTCTTCGCTGTCTGCGATGGCCCGATCCAGATCATCGATGCCGTAGCGCGTCACCTCGTAGTCCACATCCTGAGCTTTCGCCTCGTCTTCGCTCAGCCCCACGCGAGCGACCTCGGGGCTGGTGAAAGTAGCCCAGGGAATCACGGAGTAGTCCACGCGGAAGCGTTTCAGATGGCCAAGGAGCGCATTCACCGTCGCAAACCAGGCCTGATGACTGGCAACGTGGGTAAATTGATAGGGTCCTACGATGTCACCGCAGGCAAAAATCGTGGGGATCACCGTTTGCAGGTAATCATCGACCTCGATGGTGCCTCGATCCGTTGTGCCGATGCCCAGTTCCTCAAGTCCCATACCCTCGATATTGGGCGTGCGACCTACCGCCAGCAGCAAGCGATCAAACTCCAGAGCCAGGGCCTCACCGTTCTGCAGGCATTGCGCCGTCTGACAGCTCTCCGTGCGGGCAAAAGACTGGGGCTCGCAGTTCGTGAGAATCTTGACCCCTTTCTTCTCCAGACGCGCATGTACCAGACTCGAGGCGTCCTCATCCTCCCGGGGCATAATCCGCGACGCGTGGGTGACCAGGGTAACCTCTGACCCCAGACTGGCCATGGCCTGTGCCAGCTCACAGCCAATAGGGCCTGCGCCCAGGACCATAAACCGGCGGGGAAGCTCACGAATGTCCCACAGAGTATCTGAGGTCAGGTAATCAAGATCCTCAAGACCCGTGATATCCGGAACCCGGGCTCGGGCGCCGCTCGCAATCACGATGTGCCGGGAGGAAATTCGCTCGCCGTTCACCTCTACTTCCCAGGGAGACACGATCTTTGCATCCCCCGCAACGCAATCCACACCCAGGGACGTAAAGCGCTCTACGGAGTCGTGGGGCTCAATGGCCGCAATCTTTGCCTGTACCCGCTCCATCACCGCCGGAAAGTTAACGGAAACCTCTACGGGGGCGAGGCCGAACTCCGGCGCCCGGCGCATTTCCTCAGCGACGTGGGCACTGCGCAGAATCGCCTTGCTGGGCACGCAGCCCGTATTCAGACAGTCCCCGCCCATCTTGTGGCGTTCTATCAGCGTGACCTTTGCCTTGAGCGTCGCAGCAATAAGCGATGACACCAGTCCCGCGGACCCCGCACCAATGACCACCAGGTTCGTGTCGAACTTTTTGGGCTTGGTAAAACGTGCCAGTTGCCGCCGCGCCTTGATGCGGTTCAACAGCGCCCGGGCGATAAAGGGAAACACCGCGAGAAGCACGAAGGACCCCAGAAGCTCGGGAGACAAAATACCCGCCGGACTTTCAAGCTGGCCAAGCTGGGTGCCCGCATTGATGTAGACGGCGGTCGCCGGGAGCATTCCCAGCTGGGAAACCCAGTAGAAACGCAGGGTACTGATCGGCAACAGACCCGAAATCAGATTAATCACGAAGAAGGGGAACACCGGTACCAGACGCAGGGAAAACAGGTAGAAAGCACCGTCCCGGGAAAAACCTGTATTAAGAGCCTTCAGCTGCCTGCGAAAGCGTGTCTGCACCCAGTCACGCA from Congregibacter litoralis KT71 includes these protein-coding regions:
- a CDS encoding FAD-dependent oxidoreductase, with translation MAAGKSVKIGILALVLGGFFAFWYFDVQSLLSFEALRGRSEDLEALRDANPLMIATVFFALYVAVTGLSLPGAAIMTLAGGAIFGFWTALLLVSFASSLGATLAFLVSRLLLRDWVQTRFRRQLKALNTGFSRDGAFYLFSLRLVPVFPFFVINLISGLLPISTLRFYWVSQLGMLPATAVYINAGTQLGQLESPAGILSPELLGSFVLLAVFPFIARALLNRIKARRQLARFTKPKKFDTNLVVIGAGSAGLVSSLIAATLKAKVTLIERHKMGGDCLNTGCVPSKAILRSAHVAEEMRRAPEFGLAPVEVSVNFPAVMERVQAKIAAIEPHDSVERFTSLGVDCVAGDAKIVSPWEVEVNGERISSRHIVIASGARARVPDITGLEDLDYLTSDTLWDIRELPRRFMVLGAGPIGCELAQAMASLGSEVTLVTHASRIMPREDEDASSLVHARLEKKGVKILTNCEPQSFARTESCQTAQCLQNGEALALEFDRLLLAVGRTPNIEGMGLEELGIGTTDRGTIEVDDYLQTVIPTIFACGDIVGPYQFTHVASHQAWFATVNALLGHLKRFRVDYSVIPWATFTSPEVARVGLSEDEAKAQDVDYEVTRYGIDDLDRAIADSEDEGFVKVLTEPGRDRILGATIVSAHAGDLIPEFVLAMKHGLGLNKILSTIHIYPTMGEANRFLAGEWKKARKPEKVLAWLERYQTWRRG
- a CDS encoding GIY-YIG nuclease family protein, producing the protein MDGKDATDSTATDSTWWVYMLRCADGSLYTGVTRDLARRIRQHNGELVGGANYTRARRPVAVVWKEQWESRSAAQVREAAVKRLSRRKKLSLLGSSPPEIPAS
- a CDS encoding ABC-F family ATP-binding cassette domain-containing protein, which gives rise to MIILRDLSLRRADRLLFEEANASLLPGQKIALTGANGCGKSSLFAMLLGELQADRGEIEGLQGQRIAHMAQDVAASEEVAGDFVLGGDAAVAGLLKELQSAEARGDYTAAAALHSQLEACDGYAAERRALQLMLGLGFEDKDARRSVGEFSGGWRVRLALARALMMPSDLLLLDEPTNHLDLDTTLWLQNFLKAYRGTLLLISHDRDFIDASCSAVLHIEQQRLNSYKGGYSDFERQRALRLAEQRASAEKHARRRAEIEDFVRRFRAKATKAKQAQSRLKELARMGEMALAHEDSPFEFRFPEPPRGRDPLIELRGAQVGYDKTPLITGADFSLRNGDRMALLGRNGSGKTTFLRTLCGELPLLAGERHSSEGCRIAYFDQQQVDTLDLDSSALLHLQRITPDAREQTLRDFLGGFDFRGKRADAELRPFSGGEKARLALAILAWQQPNVLVLDEPTNHLDLEMRRALEIALLEFSGAVIVVSHDRHLLRSTADSLYRIAEGHLGLFDGDLDAYEALILRGSDEPKDSGPQRAEGADKQKTTVDRRDQRRAAAETRAQRRPLEQAIKKLEKRMASLENKLSEIETALADPSIYEQEHKAKLTELLREQGSYRSELEAVEGEWLTKQESLEAMTPGG